The sequence GTGAATTGCGCCTTGAATCAGTAAGAAAAAGATTAGTAAATGAATTTAGTCTGATGGATCAAATGATTAGTCAGATGAAGACACAAGGTGGCGCACTTTCTATGTTCTAATCAATAAACCAAATAAAGAATAGAGGAGTTCTCAAAAGAGAACTCCTCTATTCTTTATTTGGTTACATTTCTCGTCTGCCTTCAAGGGCTTTAGCCAGAGTTATTTCATCAGCATATTCTAAATCGCTACCAACAGGCAAACCAAAGGCAATTCTTGAAACCTTTATGCCAAAAGGTTTAAGTAATTTAGCTAAATATAAACTTGTTGCTTCACCTTCTACAGAAGGATTTAAGGCAAGAATAACTTCTACTAATTCTGTTTGGGTAAGTCTTTCAAGCAACTCTCTAATTCTCAAATCATCTGGACCAATACCATCTAATGGAGAAATTAGTCCTTGAAGAATATGATATTTACCTTTGAATTCTTTAGTTCTTTCAAGGGCAACTAAGTCTTTGGTTTCAGCAACTACACATATAGTGTGAATATC is a genomic window of Candidatus Melainabacteria bacterium RIFOXYA2_FULL_32_9 containing:
- a CDS encoding recombination protein RecR, producing the protein MQYTKPLARLIEEFQKLPGIGPKSAQRMAFYLLKMPLDEVRQFSNALIEAKEKIKYCRTCFNMSSQDPCEICSDSRRDIHTICVVAETKDLVALERTKEFKGKYHILQGLISPLDGIGPDDLRIRELLERLTQTELVEVILALNPSVEGEATSLYLAKLLKPFGIKVSRIAFGLPVGSDLEYADEITLAKALEGRREM